The genomic stretch GCGCACTAATACTCACTTACGAAAATTCAGAAGAGAGAGGTAAATTACCAATCACAACCCAAATATATCAAGGCAATCAAGGATACGTAATAAGAATTAGTGACTCAGGAGAAGGATTTGACCACAAAAAAATGTTACTTGGTTTCAATCAATTTCTCGACGAAGTAGATAAACAAAAATTAATTGCAATAGACAAAGCACGCGCTGCAAAAAAACATTATGCAACCAATTTAGGGCAAGGCACGCAAGCCATCCATTTATCCACGTTCGAATGTTCATATGAAGGTTGTGGCAACACAATAAACATGAAACTATTAATTCCCAAAAACTAAACTAAAACGCAATCATAACTACCAATTAACAAAAACTTTTTATATGTCCATTAAAAAACACACTAGATTCCAAATGAGGGGGTGCCGGAGCGGTCAATAATAAATAGTATCCAATCATGGTTTTTGACCATAACGAAACTGTTTATTGACTTGACGGGATAGGCTTAGGCACTTCATAGATGACTACATAGGTAAAGCACACGCATTATTCTATGAATTGAAGACACCTATTGGCTTAGTGCCTACTAGGGTTCGAAATTAGACATCAAGTAAATCCAGCAAACTACATGCTTGCTAAAAACTGATGTTTGACGATTGTCCCTACCCCCTCATATTTATATCTTAAATTAGAATATGCCTGCAGAATTCGGAATGCAGCGAAATTCATGAAAATTAACATAATCCACTAATAAATATTACTTAATTAAGTAAAACACAATAAATACAATATTATTAAAATTTATAAAGGGTTAAACTAAATTAAAAAAAGTATTAAAAACAGTTTTAAAAGGATAAAAAATGGGAATTTCACATCATAGAAGCAAAAAACAAACAAGTGGCGGAGTATACAAGCGCTACAGAAAACAAAGACAGTTTGAGCTAGGAACAACTCCAAGTTTAACCAAATTAGGAGAAAAGAAGTTCATAGATAAGAGAACTCTCGGAAACAACACCAAACGAAGCTTACTACAGTGTGAAGAAGCTAGTGTGACAAACTCAAAAACAGGCAAAACAGTTAAAACTACAATTAAAACAATACTTGAAAGTCCTGCAAATCGACATTATACTAGACGAAACATCATGACTAAAGGCACAATTATTGATACAGAACTTGGAAAAGCAAGAGTTACATCTAGACCTGGACAAGAAGGCGCAATAAATGCAGTATTAGTAGAATAAACACAAGCATTACGTTTATTAAAATTATTTCAAACTTTTTCTTAACGATTTTTTTTAATTACAACTAATAAATTAAAACAAATAGTTGTACTGCATTCAACACTAAAAAAATTTAAATATACGAAAAAATTCTATTCAAATATGACTCCCACAATAAGTTTATGCTTAATTGTGAAAAACGAAGAAGACTATATCGAACAATGCTTAAACTCAGTTCTCGAACTCGTAAATGAAATAATAATTATAGATACAGGTTCCACAGATAAAACAAAAGAGCTCGCACTCGACTTTAAAAAAAATAAATTTCCAAATCTTAAAATTCTAGATTTTCCCTGGGTGCAAGATTTTAGCTCTGCAAGAAATTTTTCCACAAGTTATGCAACAAGCGAGTGGATACTAATTCTTGATGCCGATGAAATAATTGCAAAAGAAGACCACAACAAAATCAAAGAATTAATTTTAAAATATAATAAACCAAACACTGCAATGGGACTGATGTTAATTCAAAGAAATTATGCTAACAATTCAAAACTCGTCGGATGGACACAAAATGATGAAAAATATGTTAGTTTGGAAAAATTTAGTGGATTTTATCCAACTCCAATTACCAGACTATTCAAAAACAAACAAGAGATAGTATTTAGAAGTAAAGTCCACGAAAGTGTTGATGATTCAATATTCGAAAAAAAAGGAAAAATAAAATTAACAGAAATACCAATACATCACTTCCAATACGAACGTGGAGAAGAATACGTTAAACAAAAACAACTAAACTATTTTGATATATGCAAAGAGATGGTAAAGACTCGAAAACAAGATTTTAAAGTATGGTTTGATATGGGCGTGATCTCAGCAAATTATCGAAATTCACCAACCGATTCTGAAAAATTCTTTAAACAAAGTTTAGAATTAAATCCCCACTATCTACTATCATATTTACAACTCGCAACAGTTCTTGAAAAACAAAATAAATTGGAAGCTGCAATAACCATATATAAAAAAGCATTAAGCATAGAAAAAAACAATTTTCACCTAGTTCACAATCTTGCCGTCGCTTTAACTAAAACAAACAAACCAATTTTAGCACTCAAATTTTTTGAACATGCAGCAAAATTAAATCCAAACAACCCTCACGTTTACACCAATGTTGGATGCATATTTGGACAATTAGGCAAATTTAAAGACGCAACAGAATTTTTTCAAAAATCACTTGACCTAAATCCTAACGATACTCGAGTTAAAAACTTACTCGAAGGAACAAAAAATAAAATAAATAAGAATAATTGAATACAATTTAAAAAGAAAAACACACAATTTAAACAAAGTGATCTGTTAAAATCAAACATTCTAGAACCTAAAAGTACACCAACATAATAAATTTAGAAAAAAAATTAATAAATCTTACTTTTTCTGCCAACTGTAAGATCGAGTTTTTGCAGATGCGCCGTAGCCACAACTAGAACAAACTTTTTTACTCTTGTGATAAGTGTGCTGACCACATCTACGACAATAAATGTGAGTTTTCTTACCACTCTTCTTACCCATGCTAGGAGTTCCTTTACTCATAATAATTCACCTGAAAATTAATTTAATAACAAATTGATAATGAAAATAAAAAATTTATGATAAATTTTATGCAGGAGAGATAAATATAATCGTATCTCCTCTAATAAATGTAGTGCCTAATTTACGCTTAAGTGCTCCATCTACGTGTTCTTCGCCTTCATCAAGCACAACATTGATATGAATATCAAAAGCTTTTAAAAGTCCAATGAACTGTTTACCATTCTTTAATTCAAGAACAACTCGTTTTCCACGAGCTGCATTAAGAGCGTCTAACGGTCTTGATGTATTATCCATAATTTAAGCACCTCAAAATATAATTAAAATCGGTTAATTTAAATTTGGAAAAAAAGGTAGAGGTATTTAAATGTTATGTATTTGTAAAAATCACCTAAACAATCAACTAAACAATAAGTAATAAACCCAACATAACACTCCTTAATTTTCACCATAATCACCCAAAATACCCAAATTTTACTAAAAATATTTGCAAAAAGATTATAAATATTTCCGAGCTTATAGTAATATACTATATTAGCTAACCGGCAATGCATTTAAAAGGAAGCATCGGAAATTAATGTTCATTTATAAATAACGGTCAAAAAAAGTTTTTTTTATTATGCAATGACGACAGGCCAAAAATGGCAAATTTTTACAAAAGAAGTCAAATTGAGACTAATCAAATTAATTCTTAAGACGGTGTTGCGAAAAGCTTATAAACGATAATCTGTCTTTTCGACGATAATTAGACTTGACTAAAAACGACACAGACATTGCCCGCAGAGACTAACAGAGGCGCAACTATGACTCTTTTTTAAGAAGTAAAGAGGTGAACACTTCTTAAAATCAAACAAACCACAAAAATAACTAAAAACACGTTACAAAACACGGAGGTGTTTTGATGAAAGTTAAAAAAACAGTTAAAAAAATCGTAGCTCTAGGAGTGGGAATTACCATGATGGGAGCAACACTATTAGGAGCTATGGCTACACCCTACACATTAGCAGATTATCCACAGCCATTTGTAATGGACGGCGCTTGGAACGGTCTTATGGTAGTAGGAGATGACGCAGCACCTGCAGATATTATTGGTGTAACAGACATCGCAATGGAACTTCAATACAGTGCAACTGTAACTAAATCTGTTTCAACAGGAACAGCTGGAAGCGCAGTAGCATTAGAAGGAGATGCATGGGAAGCTAAAACTAGTTCTAAATTATGGGAATTAGGAGAAAACTTAACCGCAATCCAATCAGTTTTAGATGAAACAGACCTAAACGCATTAGAAGATGGAACATTTAAAAACAGCAAAGGAACATTCGGATATGAACAAACATTAACATTCTATCCTGCAACTGCACCAAGTGTATCATACACAGTAGATGAAGATGATGTAACTGGAGATTTTTTATTATTAGATGATTCAGACGATCCATATGCAAGATATTCTTTTGACTTTACATCTTCTGCAGAATCAGATGTTGTTGAAAATGAAATGGAAGATTTCCATAACAAAAAAATAACAATGTTAGGCAAAGAATATACTATCGTAGATACTGCAGTAAGCAGCGGAGAACCAACATTTACCTTAATGGCAGGAGCAGTACAAGATGTTTTAGAAGAAGGCGAAACAAAAACATATACTCTTGGCGGAAAGGAATTTGAAGTAACTGCATTAATCATATCAGATACTTCAACAAGTGTTAAATTCAAAGTTAATGGAGAAACTACAGATGCTATGACTCCAGGAGATATTGAATTATTAAGCGATGGAACTCAAATGGGAATTAGAGAAATCTTACCTAATGAAGCAGGAGAAACTGCTGGCGGAGACATTGTAGAATTTTACATCGGAGCTGACAAACTAGTTTTAGAAAACGGAACTACAATAGAAATCAACGAAGAAAAAATTGAAGAAACATTAGTAACTTTTGACGGAGATTTTACTGCCGCAACATGGGACGGATTCACAATAGACTACAACGCAGATGACACATACTATATTCCTGCAGGCGGAAAACTATCTGAATTCTTAGATGAACCAGAAGGTTTAATGAACTGGGATATTGCTTATGAAGGTCTAACTGCAGAAGATACAGAAATGATTAAACTAGTAGCATCAGGAGATGACGAGTATAAACTAAAATTAGAAGTTGCAGATGGTGAAGTAACAATTCCATTAGCATATTCTGGCGCAGCAGACGTAATGAATCTAGGAGATAAAGCATCCAGTTCAAAAAGAAAATATTTGATTTTGGATAAAACTGAACCTCTCCAAGAAGACGATTACTTTGTTTTAACAACTGGTGGTGCAGCAGATCAAGGAGATGAATCATTTGTCTTACAATATAAAGGATCTGATAAAACAACTGGAACTGATAACGGAGTTCTTAAGTTTAAAAACTTAGCTACTGGAGAAACCATTGAACGAAGTTTAGCTAAAACTACTTGCGATGCAACTCTAAGAGTTGGAGGAGTTAGTTATGCATTTAATGAATCTAGCGCAGCGGGTTGTTTAATAAACGATATTAATGTTAGTTTAAAGAGTGCGAGTCAATCAGATACGACATCTCAAGTTATTTTATCTAAATATGGAGCTAAACTTTCATTTAACCAGTTAAGATTAAATGACTCTGTAGCAGAAGGAACATTTGACAACTTAAATACTAGCAGATTTTTAAACGTGGTAGTCGAAGAAGTTAACTCAGACATGGTTGAATCAACAAACAAAGACATTATTTTTAAAATTGGACCACACGTTACAGGAACTGATGAATTATCATTAGACTATGATGAAACAGCAACTGCATTACAAGACCATGAAGAAAATGATGACTTACGAACAGGATTTACGCCATACGGAGCATTAATTAGTTACATGACTAAAGACAATGCACCTGATGAGTTAGAAATTTCATGGCCTAGTGAACAACAATATGCACAAGTATTCGTAACAAGCGGAGCTGTTGAATCTTCAATGACTAGCGCTGGCGGAGACGTAACATACGAAGTACCTGTTAAAATTGAAGTTGGTGCAGCTGTATTAGCAAGCCAAGTTCCTGACGTAACAAGTGCAAATATTGTATCAGTTGGTGGAAGTTGTATTAATGAAGTAACTGCAGCAATTATGGGACTAACATATCCAGCATGTGGAGAAGCTAGTGGACTAAGTGAAGGAGAAGCTATCGTTAAGCTATACGAAAGTGGCGACAGTGTTGCAATTGTTGTTGCTGGATGGGAAGCTGAAGATACAACCAGAGCTACAAGAGTTCTAGCTAACTACGAAGAATATCAAGCAGCTGGTCAGTTAGTAGGTTCAGAAGTTAAAGTAACTGGAACAAGTTTAACAGATGTTACTGTTACACCAGTTACAAGCCAATAAGCCTGCAAACTTAAGTTAGTTTTAAAAAACTAAAATTTTTTCCTTTTTTTTCTTTCTTTTTTAAAATGATCAAAATAAAAAATACTTCTTAGCGTAAGCTAAACTAATACTAAAGTTACAATTTATTTCGAACTAGTCTTTCTTTTTTCAAATCGCTTTTTTACTTGGTAAAAATTAGAATACAAATGTTTAGATGAATGATTATCCATACGACCACAAACAAAATTAGGATTTGATTTAACTGAAGGTTTCCAAACATAACTTGGCAATAAAACTCTCCAATTACTTTTGTAATTCTGACTAAACATCCAATAAAAAATATCCGCACTAGACAAATGATTAGTTTTAGAATCAACCCAACCAACCGCTTCAGAATTAGATAACTTGTTAGGAATACTAATATAACAAAAATTATTATTCAATGCAGAAGTAGGTGCATTCTTGCTTTGAATATTAGTTCCATCCGCAACAGAGTTAGTTAATTGAGATGGATTTTTAGCCCCATTAATTTCATGATCAATAATTGAATAACCTCCAAACATTAAACCAAATAAAGTGACTCCAACTAATGCTGCTTTTGATGGACTATGTTTTAATTGTTTAATATCTCTAAACAATCTTGATTGGCCTAATTTACTTATCACCTTTTTTGAACAGTCAGGATTTGTTTCGTAAAAATAAGAATCAGGCAATGAAGAAATATCAAAAAATGGATCTGTAGGCGAATCTGTTAAAAATATTTCTAAATCAGTATCGTTTATCGCACCTCGATCATCACTTCTAGATTTAATATCTAATTTTTTTAATGTTTTTTTAGATGCTAAATTTTTTGGCCTATTTTTCTTTCGTCCAAAAGAATCATTTAACCCATTTTTGTCTAAAGTAGCAACTCCAGATTTTGCAGAATGATCAGACTTGTAATTAGACTTATAATCAGTTGCATTTGCAAATAAATTAACCCTAGTTTGAATAGATTCTAGTAAAGAACTTAATAGATCAGAACAAGACTTAACATCATACCCTGCGTCTTTATCCGAGAATTCGTAATTAAGCTCTACGCCTTGCAAACTTAACTGATCAAGCAACCTATCTACAAATAATAATGATTTCAAATCATAAATAGAATTGCAGTCATCCATCCAATAAATCAAGTTAGAGTCATTCAATTCAGACAAGTACCAATCAGCAAGAAAAAACGCAGATTGATTATGCGCGTATTTTGCATATTTATCATACTTATTTTCACTATTTAATTGATCTGAAATATTCGTTAAATTACATTTAATAGAGGTGATATTTTCAAATGTTAAACTAATCAATGACTCAAAAAGACTAGTATGCGGATGAGAACTATTCGAATAGAGTAAATATGGCGATTGTTTTGAATGTTGTGATTCCCCATTCAACTGATCATTTGATAAAATATATTTTACTAACCGACTAATTTCATCCCCTTTACCCGTTAAATCAATTAAATGATCTGTACAAATAAGATCAGTTAATCCTCTAGCAGAGTTTGACAAGTTTTTACATTCAGAATAACTAAAATGATTTAATAAAAAAAATGAAACTAAATTTTCTTCTAAAGTTAAACCTGGTTTTGATACTAGAGAAGATCTAAATAACTCATTAAACCGCACATAAATATATTCTTTATCTACTGCAGTGTCAACCGAAGAGTTAGCCAATTTAGCTTGATTTGATCCATAGTGCGGGAATTGAATTGAGTTAGTTTGATCTGATTTAGCTTGGTTTGATTTGGATGCTTGTTTAATTAATTGTTTTGTTAACATGCCCCCTTCCTCCAAAGAGTAAACGTATCAACAAAAGAAAAATCAAATTTTGGCTTCATATGTTCATAATACGCATCAAATTGATTCTTGCTTAAATCAACATAAATCTTTTTTTTGCCAATACCCAATTCAGACTTGATTTCTACTTGCGCAATTGCATGAGTATACATATCTTCGATTTTACTTTTAACACTAACATATTTAGACTTAATTCCTAATGACCGACACAACGTAATGTATAGAATTGCTTGCTCACCACAAACACCTTGACCAGAATTAAACACTTCTTCTGCAGTTCTATATCCTACTTTTCCCCTATCAGAGTCACCATAAACTATATTTAGTTTCATCCAATCAAACACTGCTTTTGACTTATGATAATCACTAAACTGCACATATTTTTCAACTTCAGAATACATATCTTTTGTTAACACAAAGGGATTATCTTGCCAGAAAGGAAATACTTGAGACAATACTTTTTTCTTTTCAAACTTAATCAAACCAACTTTTTTGGGTCTTTTAATTTTTTTACTTTGTTCACGCTTTTTACTTTTCTTAATTTTTTTAGATTTTTTAGATTTTTTATATTGTTCTGATTGTTTAGATTTATTAGATAAAGGCACAATTAATTTGGGTTCATAACTTAATTCTCGACTAACTCCTTCACCCCCATAATCGAACCCATCGACTTTTTGTTCTAATGAATCTAATTTTTCTTTAGTGAACATAAATAATTTAAAATCAACATCATAGTTTTCACCAATTCTACTTGAGTTTGACTCAATTTGTTGTTCTGCTGCAGATAATTTTTTTTCAAGCGACTGAAACTTCCAATACACACCACCTAATAAAACTAAAGAAAGAATCCCCACACTCAAATAAGTAAAAAAACTTTTGTAACTTTTTGAAGAATTAGTTTTATTCAGATTTGAATTAGTTGAATTTGTAGAAGAGGATGAAATACCCACCCCCATTAATTGATCTTGGAATAAATCAGGACGATCCGGCAGCAACATATTTATTGAAGGGATCTCATCTGAAACATCAATCGATGACCTTGCCACGCCAAGTTTTAATTTATTAGACTCAATTACTTCACACGCACTATCATCCACAGAACTAGAAATTAAAATATCCGATATTGTTTTTAATGAAACTGGCTGAATAGGAAATGAACTATCATTTTTTACAACGTAATCCTCCTGCGAAGAAGTATCTAAAATAGAACATAAATTCCCCCCACATAATAATCCCCTCTCTTTTTTAATCTTTAATTTAAGATCAACACCCGATAAACTAGATTTATTTTTTTTGTTATTCTTGGCAGCATTTTTATCTTTAAAACTCAAACTAATCACCTCTACAAATAATAGAATTAGATCTTTGCTCTTGCAAAAATCCCGGTCGCAAATAATTTCCTAAAATTTTTCCCCCATAAACAACGTTAGAACAAATTTCATCCAAAATTAAATTTAAATCATAATTAGAAAAATAATTATCTGCGCAAGGAAATTCATTTGCATTTTTTGAGTTGATTGGACCTGATACATCATAATCCACCAATTCTAAAGTAACATTTTTAATCGAACGTGGAAATAAATTCTTAAAATCTTGCTGCACCCTCAATTCACAATAATAATCAGATCCAATGCAAGGATTAAATCCACTTAAAAATGTTTTAGCATAAGTATTTTCATTAACAACCAAACTAACTGCAAATGGAATATGTTGAAATTTTTTTACATTAGATTCGACAAATAATTCTAAGAATAATTTTTGAAATTTTTTAGTAAGTTTATTTTGCCTATTAGTTCCAGATTTAAACCCCAGCTCAATAAAATAATCTGATGACCAACTTGATTGAGAATTTAGCTTTGACGCATTAAATAAAATAATCTGGGTTGAGTTATGTTGACTAGTTAAATTTTTATCAGACAACTCGGATGCATTAAAAAATAAGTTAGAATTTGAATTGTTAAACTCATCAAATGAATTATTTAAATCAGTTAAGCAACAAACGTCCTCAACTCCAACTAATAAACTATTTTTTAAAACATTTTGGTTATGGTAATAAAGTACATCTAATTGTTCATCATCATGTTCAGAATGAAATGCAGGATGTCCCCCATGACTATGCCACATACCTAAAATTTTATGATTATTTAACCTGGCAAGGTTATATGCTTGAGCAATGGATGTTTCACTAAATTGACCATCAAAACTTGAAACTGTCTGCTCAGGAAATAAAAAAGCATCACTTGCAACCAAATTAACACTATCTCTCTGCGCAGTTAAAACACCTGCAATTTCAATAGGTGAATTAACAATTTCTGAGGCCAATTTAGAATACAAACAAACTTTTTCAAATGCACGTCGAGAAATTTTAACTGGACAAACTAATTCATCAATTTTGGATTTTAAAATAGAGCTCTCGCTAATCAAATCATCTAATCTCATTTTTTACCTCAAACAATTAATT from Candidatus Woesearchaeota archaeon encodes the following:
- a CDS encoding glycosyltransferase gives rise to the protein MTPTISLCLIVKNEEDYIEQCLNSVLELVNEIIIIDTGSTDKTKELALDFKKNKFPNLKILDFPWVQDFSSARNFSTSYATSEWILILDADEIIAKEDHNKIKELILKYNKPNTAMGLMLIQRNYANNSKLVGWTQNDEKYVSLEKFSGFYPTPITRLFKNKQEIVFRSKVHESVDDSIFEKKGKIKLTEIPIHHFQYERGEEYVKQKQLNYFDICKEMVKTRKQDFKVWFDMGVISANYRNSPTDSEKFFKQSLELNPHYLLSYLQLATVLEKQNKLEAAITIYKKALSIEKNNFHLVHNLAVALTKTNKPILALKFFEHAAKLNPNNPHVYTNVGCIFGQLGKFKDATEFFQKSLDLNPNDTRVKNLLEGTKNKINKNN
- a CDS encoding Mov34/MPN/PAD-1 family protein, whose product is MRLDDLISESSILKSKIDELVCPVKISRRAFEKVCLYSKLASEIVNSPIEIAGVLTAQRDSVNLVASDAFLFPEQTVSSFDGQFSETSIAQAYNLARLNNHKILGMWHSHGGHPAFHSEHDDEQLDVLYYHNQNVLKNSLLVGVEDVCCLTDLNNSFDEFNNSNSNLFFNASELSDKNLTSQHNSTQIILFNASKLNSQSSWSSDYFIELGFKSGTNRQNKLTKKFQKLFLELFVESNVKKFQHIPFAVSLVVNENTYAKTFLSGFNPCIGSDYYCELRVQQDFKNLFPRSIKNVTLELVDYDVSGPINSKNANEFPCADNYFSNYDLNLILDEICSNVVYGGKILGNYLRPGFLQEQRSNSIICRGD
- a CDS encoding 50S ribosomal protein L37e, producing MMSKGTPSMGKKSGKKTHIYCRRCGQHTYHKSKKVCSSCGYGASAKTRSYSWQKK
- a CDS encoding transglutaminase domain-containing protein — translated: MSFKDKNAAKNNKKNKSSLSGVDLKLKIKKERGLLCGGNLCSILDTSSQEDYVVKNDSSFPIQPVSLKTISDILISSSVDDSACEVIESNKLKLGVARSSIDVSDEIPSINMLLPDRPDLFQDQLMGVGISSSSTNSTNSNLNKTNSSKSYKSFFTYLSVGILSLVLLGGVYWKFQSLEKKLSAAEQQIESNSSRIGENYDVDFKLFMFTKEKLDSLEQKVDGFDYGGEGVSRELSYEPKLIVPLSNKSKQSEQYKKSKKSKKIKKSKKREQSKKIKRPKKVGLIKFEKKKVLSQVFPFWQDNPFVLTKDMYSEVEKYVQFSDYHKSKAVFDWMKLNIVYGDSDRGKVGYRTAEEVFNSGQGVCGEQAILYITLCRSLGIKSKYVSVKSKIEDMYTHAIAQVEIKSELGIGKKKIYVDLSKNQFDAYYEHMKPKFDFSFVDTFTLWRKGAC
- a CDS encoding 30S ribosomal protein S8e, translating into MGISHHRSKKQTSGGVYKRYRKQRQFELGTTPSLTKLGEKKFIDKRTLGNNTKRSLLQCEEASVTNSKTGKTVKTTIKTILESPANRHYTRRNIMTKGTIIDTELGKARVTSRPGQEGAINAVLVE
- a CDS encoding small nuclear ribonucleoprotein (Enables 3` processing of polyadenylated mRNAs and tRNA precursors), coding for MDNTSRPLDALNAARGKRVVLELKNGKQFIGLLKAFDIHINVVLDEGEEHVDGALKRKLGTTFIRGDTIIFISPA